GGCATAGATCCTCTCCTGATCCCATTATATTGTCGCGCATCTGAATACCTATCTTTCCTTGTGGTTTACAAGATGCTTTTTCAGCATCatttttccttttttccccCCTTTGCTACCAAAGTTGAGCATTGACTTTAGGACTTTGCACATTTTCTTCACGGTCATGAACTTCTATATAAGATATGGCACCCCACTGTCCTCAAAAAGGGAAGAACGAAATATGATACACCTTGACCATTGTACAAAAATCCTGGAAATTCCGTACAACCAAAGCGTTTGTAGTCCAACGGTTAGGATAATTGCCTTCCAAGCAATAGACCCGGGTTCGACTCCCGGCAAACGCATGTTTTTcttgttttatttatttttgccCTTTTCCTTCTCCGTCTACTCAGCAGCTTAATGGGAGTACAAATAAAGCCAAAAAAAATTGACTAAATGCACTGAACGAAGCATTCCGGCAGCACTAGACTACAAGTAACCAGTTGAATGCACCGCGCGTGCCACTTGGCATGCCAATCCCCGCGTCTGCGCCCCATTCCACGAGCACAGGTGACCGAGCACGTTGGCCGGGAGCGCCGGATCGCAATCCACACGGCCTCGCCGGCATGCCGCGTGGCCTGCCGGAGGCGACTTGCACGCGTCGGAGACCCCGATCAGGATGAGGCGGCGTCCTGGCTGTCCGACCAGGTGTGCTCGCTCGATCCGATCCGGGCAAGTTGGCCCGGCCGGAGCCGCTAGCTAGATCAGGTGCACCTCGACCTACCTCGCCGGCCGGCACGCCGCGTGACCTTGCCGGAGCGGGAGAGACGACGACCTCTCGCGCGCGGAAGCCTCACGCGCGAACGGGCCGCGATCCGGATGAGGCGCGCGCGTCGCGAGACGATCCCCGGCCACAGATCGACGATCGCTCGGGAATGCCATGGTCCAGACCGCCGATGGATCCCTGACACTGAATTTTCTGAACCTTTTCCAGCATCAGGTGTCCTTTGGGGCCTCCTCTGTCTGAACTTTTCTCCCCAAGCGTGCGACCCTTATCTCTTCTTCCAGCCCGATAGCCACTGAATTCTCTGAACCTCTCGGCCCGGGCCCGTACCACGGCGAGCCGCCCTGCCGTGGCATCATCTCCGATCCGCCATCACACTGTCTGGCGATCGAATGATTGAGCCCTGCGAGAACGCAACTAGCTTCTTGGGACGCTCTGGAGTTATCGCCCATGCGGCCGTGTCCCCCCGCCATTCGGGCACGAGCTGAGTCTCGACGAGAACCTGGAGGTGAGGTGGTCCAGTTTGGGTGTACAGTTGCGGCGGCAAGTTGCGTGGAAGGAGAAGAGATTTCTTCGGCGTGTGGCAGGGGCCTGCCAGTCTTGCTTGATGCGAGCGCAGCGGCAACCACCAGTTCCTGTCCAGATATTTTTGCCGGCTTATTTCGCCCGCGGGAGGGTCAGCAGCGAGACAGCTACGCCCTCCTGCGGCGTTCGTGCACTGAACTTTCAGAGAATCACTGGGATTTTCAGACTTTCTTCAGGATGCAGTTTAACCGGGCTTTGTCACCTCAGAAGTGCAGAACAAACTAACTGAATGTTACACCGAGGCAGCCAGTAAGTACTTGGCACACTGGAATGCAAGCTTCATCTGAGCTGGAATGCACACTCACTCTCAGCTGGAATGCAAGCTTCGTCAGAGCTCTGAACCTCTCTTGACGAAACTTGCAACGATCGACAGTATGAAATCCAAAGTTTTAAATAGCCGGCTGTAGCTGTCGCTAAAGCCGGCTATAGCTACTAGGAAGAGCAGCCGTTATAGCGTTTAGCCCGCTAAAACTGACTATAACCCGCTAAATGCCGGCTATAGCCCGCTAAACGCCGTAACGACAGCCCTGCCGCTACACGACTTAGCCGGCGATTTAAAACATGATGAAATTCCAACTGCAGCATGGATTATCCAATACAAAGTCGGCACACCGAAGGCAACGATAACATGAAGAAATCTTGCCTGAAAACAGTTTGATGAGATTAGCAGTTGCAGCCTGCATTATCCATCCCTATCCAAGTCGGCACAGTGGTGAAAGGCAGCTGAACTAGCTACGGATAAACAAATAAAGCACGCCCGCATGCATGCAAATCTAGGCTTATCCTGACCTAACCTGGGAAAGCAACGCATCATAGGACCGTCATGTGACCTTGTCCATCCTCACACACCCTGGAGCAGGGAACGAGCATCCTCCTCCCTTTCAGGCTTTTACAACGCGCTCATCGCAAAAGCTCCCGACCGATCGAGCTCCCACCCCCCAGCAGCTGCAGTATATAAAGGGCGCCACCGTTGCGGAATTGCAGCAACACCATAGACGGCCACGCCTCAACACGACGACCTCTTCAGTCCATTCACAGTGTTCGTCCTCTTCTCTGAGCTCGACCGGATTCCAGTAACTGCCGGTGAGCACACGTACGTCGTGCAGCAGCAACCGGCAAGAGACAGCGAGATGGGCGCCGGCGGCAAGCTGCAGCAGCTGATGGCGCGGCTGCacctggcgaggggcggcgtgCCGCGGGGGCACTTCGCGGTGTACGTGGGCGAGGCGCGGGCGCGGTTCGTGGTGCCGACGGCGATCCTGAAGCAGCCGTCGTTCGTGGCGCTGCTGGAGAGCGCGGAGGAGGAGTTGGGGCTCGACCACCACTGCCACCCCGGCGGCCTCACCATCCCGTGCTGCTCCGAGCGCGACTTCGCCACGCTCGTCCGCAGCCTCGGCTAATAACCTAGGCCTGCTGACTACTACCAGCAGCTCGGTCGATCaatgctcgccgccgccgccatggccgcccgCCAGGCCGGCGATGATCGATCCGTTCGTCCCGCCGATGAGCTCCGATCCATAGGCGCTCGTCGTCGCCGGGTCGTTCCGTAGCTCCATGTGTACATGTAGTGTTGACAGATGTAGCTGCTGCATGCCGGTGTGTAGTGTTCGTCACGATTCTTGGAATGACCTTGCAAAATTTGGATAAAGAGCAATCTTGTCATGTGCGTGTTGGACTTGAACGCGTTTGCAATGCTAGAAATTTAAACTCGGCGACCTCAGACGGGATGGTCAATGAAGTGAAGCCACGAGCTGAGCTGGCAGGGAAATGCTTgcgctttttttaaaaaaagggatCCATGCGCTTTTGTCGACGTCTCAGTCAACTTCGGCCGTGCGAGCCAAAAGGCGCCTGATTCTGACAGGCCACGTAATGTGTGATGTTCACATTTCACAGCCCATCAGGGCGCGTCGAAAAAGCAGCCAGCCTGCCCGGGGGTCCGGCCCAGCGTCATTGCCGACTCGGTCCACACAGTCTGATCAATATGGGCCGACTTGGGCTCTCGCCGTCCCAAACGGGCCGGGCGGGGCGAGTATGTTTTAGGCCGAAATACTGGCTGGTTTGTGGTGGGGGAAATTTTAGGCCGAACTTTGGCAGGAAATATGGATTCGTGCTAAAGCTCGGACCGTGGGCGAAACATACTTAAGGACCGTGCCACCTGTCATTTTTATACTGATAGTGAAATTAATTATTAGTTATTACCACTTACGCAAACGTTCTTAGGAGAAAATAGAAAATATATTTAAAGCGAAAGCAATACTTATGTATACTTCCTTTTATTTTAACAAATCAGATAAGAGAGCTACTGACAATATCAAAAAGAAAAATATATACTTACAGCATTCAAATGCCGTTAGAACCCTTTTCTAGCATGAGCCCTGAAGTGCTCTAAACTAAGAGAAACCCGCAATTTTCTGTCTCTTAATGTGAGAAATGCGCAAGTCCTGTTTATCCTTCAGGCAAGTTTCCAAGATGAAAAAAATAATCCTTCCATCTCtataaaaaaaaatatatgGTCATAAATTTAATGCGTGAATGACATGGAGATTTAAACTCTTGCCGTCAAATTGATCTTGCTCTAAACGTACATGACAATAAAATTCGCACGAAGACCGTTCAAAATTTGAGGGTTTTTTCGTCTCAAATTTCGTGCGGATCACACCAAAACATCACTCGTTTAACCGCCTCGAGATTGCGGATCACCCAGGAGCCAGAGCCACTAGCCAGCCACGGCCAGGTCGCCAGCAGCCCACCATCACCATTCACCAACCAGCCAGCCAGAACGCCGCGACCTCGCCTCCACCTTTTCCCATTTCCAAATAAAAACCCCGCCACGAGCTCCGCATCCGCCCCCACCACTCGCCCGCCCCCAAAACCCTACGCccccgcaaaccctagccgccgccagCAATGGCCGGCCTCCTGCGGCTCGCCGCCCGATCCCTCTCCCGCCGCGAGCTCCCCCCGGCCCCGGCCCACCGGGGCCTcgcggcctcggcggcggccCTGGCGGACGACTACTGGTCCGACtgggaggacgaggaggaggaggcgcgccgcgcgcgggccTCGGCGCCGCTCGCGGGGACCGACCCCGCCGGCGGGGCGCCCCGGGGCGTGCAGTGGGTGGTGATGGGCCGCCCGGGCCCGCAGAAGcacgcccacgccgcgcgcctCGCGGAGGTGCTCGCCGTGCCCTACATCTCCATGGGGACGCTCGTCAGGCAGGAGCTCAACCCCGCCTCGCAGCTCTACAAGAAGGTCGGTCGGATTCGAGCCCcgtcccctccctctctcgAAAACCACTCGCCCGGCGGCGTCCCTGCGGTCCAATTCGGTGCGGAATCGGGTCGCTCTGCATCGGGTTCTCGGGTGATTTCGCGATCTCGGGGTCCTGCCCGCGGCACTAGCCTGGATCGCGTGGTTTGATTGATTCGAGCGATCCAAGTCGCGCTTTCCTCCAGCACAGTTGGAGGATCCTTTTTTTCTTCCAGAAATTTTGGGATTTCCCCCTTTAGGCGAGTTCTGGTGTTTATGGAAAGCCGTCTCACCCAATATTCCCGATCGATTAAACTAGGCTAGATAATGTCTTGTGGCCGCCTTTTGGTACTTCTGTAAATTTTCTCGTGACATACCTGTGGGCTCTTATGATCTCCGCGATAGTTGCCTCAGGTTGTGCAGAGCCACGGTTTTTTTCTTCGGACCAGCCAATTTATCGAACTTTTCCTTATTCCCACAGGTATTTTGCAAGCCAAGCATTTCCTCCGTTGGCCACGATTCCCCAGTCTTTGTATAAAGGTCACAATTCGTTTTTTTTTCTGGGGCAAGTATTGGATGATGATTGAATCTCATGGTGCGGAGAGAAGCGTGCTGCCATGTCTTTCCCCGCGTCCTCGCCTTCGTGGACGGCTGTGGGAGCAGCTCCGTAATTTGTCTCTGTCCACAAGAGGTTGGGGGTAATTTGGGTATTTAGCTTAGCTAGGGTAGTGTGGAAGATTCCAATCCTGCCGTCTTGTGTCGGCTGCAGCCTGCATAGGCAGCCTTCCCATTTTGCCCTCCTGTTGTACCCTGCATATGTCTGTTCCCTGCAGTCTCTTCGCACAGCTCAACCGTTAGTGTTTGTTATAAAAAAAACAAAACAAGAAGAAACGGATAGTGTTGGGTAGAGTCTAATTCTCACACTAGAAACTAGAATCATTCTAGAAACATATCTTACCTGAATACACTAATTTGTCTAAGGAAATGTTTAAGAGCTTTTGAAGTGGGCTGAGCTGGGTCTTGTTTCTTACGCACAGATAGCAAATTCGGTAAATGAAGGGAGGCTTGTGCCTGAGGACATCATATTTGGATTGCTGACAAAGCGGCTTGAGGAGGGATACAACAAGGGTGAAACTGGATTCATTCTTGATGGGATACCACGCACCCGTATGCAAGCTGTAAGTAACCATTTACCTTGTATTCGAGACAACTTAGTTTCATCCTGGTACCATGTAACCAGCGCAGTGGTTAAGATGCCTAATTACTTCCAGCATGGTGTGAGTAGAATCATTTCTGATATGTTCATAAACTCATATGTTTCAGGAGATTCTTGATGAGATTGTCGACATTGATTTGGTTCTGAATTTCAAATGTGCTGATGACTGTTTCATGAAGAAGTGGTCAAGGGGTGATATATGTTCCCACTGTGGTCAGCTCTTTGATATCAGCAAATCAGCATCTACGAACTGTAGCCCCTGTGTTGGGAGCTATACATGGCATTCTCAGGTAGAGCCTGCAAGTGTTCTAGGCCTCGAAGACTCAAGGTTGGAGAGGATGCGTACTTATGCTAAGCAGGTAATGGTCAACATTTGTCTCAGCCTTTCTTTATATATCGAAGAATGCCTAGAACTTTGTCCATACTGGCGAAGTGACCAGATGTTAGGCCTTCCAAACTTGctcaaaataaaataaaaaagaaaaccaAAATTCTTCAACTTATGATTTGAGGGTATTACATTATTATTGTTCTGACTGGAAAACCGTGATGATCTATGTATGAGGTTTTCAGTTTGGGTGATCTCTGATATGGAATTTTCATCATGCAGACCAAGCAACTTGAAGATTACTACAAGCAACAGAGAAAAATTGTGGAACTGAAGACATCGGCTCGCCCTGGGGAAACATGGCAGGGGCTTGTAGCCGCCCTGCACCTCCAGCATCTGGATGCACCCCCAACGCCACACAAACTCACCGTGTAAATATTATTCGTGCTACGTCTGAGTAGAGTCTAAGGGTCTGAATTTCGATCCTGCCTGCAGCATATCTAATATCCCTATGTTTGTGGGTTCTGGCTCCGGAGGGAGTCAGTCGGCTATGTCATTTTTTGTTCGTTGTTGTTGTTACTATAGATAAAATGTAAGCGATTTTGCAGACGCGCTTATATGGCTGTAACCGAGAGTTTTGGACTTGCAAGTGCAAGCGTACTCGCTTATGTGGCTCCATGGTGCTGATGTTTTGCACCTGTGCTATATTCTCTTGCTCCATTAGTCCATTATGGTTCTGTCCACATCATTTCACCAGATGTCTTGTTCTGCGCGTGATGTTAATATTGGCTGCTCTTTTGGAACCCTGGAGCTTACATATGTGATGACAAAAGGGAGAAGGATTTGTTGAAGTTTTAGTGTTTAACAGAACGGCCTTCTGAAGCTGCAAGGAGCCCCTGGCCTTCTGAACTCTGAAACTCCATAGAGTCTCTGAAGGGCAACAGAATCGAAAGAACAGCAAACTTCGTCTTTTTGATGATTGTGATAAACTGAGCATGGTCTGTTTTTGGTATGTTACAATCAGAGTAGTGTGGCCAAATTTTTCTTTCTGATCGAAACGCATTCATGTACCGTCGTCCCGTGTGTTTCACTGGTTACTTTGGTTCCTAGTGATGATCCAATCCATGCGAGGGGACAAACTCACTCAGAAAGCTGATCATGTAAGGTAGGAATTATGTGAATTTATCAACGGCGCAGATTAAATCCCGAGGCCAATCGACGTTCTGGATCCCACGGAAACCCCTAGAAAGAAAACAAACTCCCAGCCCAAGCAAACCCCAAGGCCACGCGATTCGCCGCAGCGCAAACGCAAACCAAACCCCGAAACCCCACCGGAGGCGGAGGGCGGCGAAGGCGAAACCTCACCTCTCGGCGGCGGCCTCGGAGACGACGAGGGCGGGCAcgacggcggcgctggcgacgaAGCTGATGGAGTCCCTGGAGGCCCTCGTGGCGCACATCCAGGGGCTCTCGGGCAGCCCCGAGGAGGTGGCGCACCTCCACAGCCTCCTCAAGCAGGCGGACGGCGACTCTCTgcgcgcccacgccgccgcgctcGTCCCCTTCCTCGCGCACCTCAGCCCTGGGGCCCACTCCCTAGGCTACCTCTACCTCCTGTACGGCGCTTCTCTCCCTCCATCCGTCCGCCCCTCTCGCCGAACCCTAGCCCCCGACCTTCGGAACCATCGTCTTCCCCCCAAACTCTGGTCCCCTAACTTTCCCCCCTTGTTCGCTGCAGGGAGGCGTGCGCGACTTCGGGCGCCAATCTGAGGGACTTCGGCGGCGGGGACTTCCTCGTCACCATGGCCGATTTCCTCACCGCGTGCTCGTCGGACCAGATACGCCTGGCGCCCGACAAATGTGCGTGCCGTTTTGATCTTAAGATCGATTCCGATCGCAATGCTCTAACTCCCTTAGTGTTTCTGTTGGCAACGGGGTGGAATTTCACGATTTTTAACCTCGTTTTATGCGCAGTCCTGAATGTTTGTAAGGTGCTCAAGGATCAGGTCATGCAGATCAACCGCCCCATCAGGGGGATTGCCCCGCTGCGTGCGGCAGTGCGTAAGATCCAGGCTTCACCCGAGCAGCTGACCCCGGTCCACGCCGACTACCTTCTCCTGTGCCTGCTGGCGAAGCAGTACAAGGCTGGCTTGAGCGTCCTGGAAGACGACATATTTGAAGTTGACCAGCCAAAGGACTTGTTCCTCTACTGCTACTATGGGTCTCAATCGAAACTGTTGCATGCTTTATTTATGGTTTTGGAGCCCACGTGGCTTTTGCTTACGAGCTTGCCTTCCGTCGCAGAGGGATGATATACATTG
The Panicum hallii strain FIL2 chromosome 6, PHallii_v3.1, whole genome shotgun sequence genome window above contains:
- the LOC112896173 gene encoding probable adenylate kinase 7, mitochondrial: MAGLLRLAARSLSRRELPPAPAHRGLAASAAALADDYWSDWEDEEEEARRARASAPLAGTDPAGGAPRGVQWVVMGRPGPQKHAHAARLAEVLAVPYISMGTLVRQELNPASQLYKKIANSVNEGRLVPEDIIFGLLTKRLEEGYNKGETGFILDGIPRTRMQAEILDEIVDIDLVLNFKCADDCFMKKWSRGDICSHCGQLFDISKSASTNCSPCVGSYTWHSQVEPASVLGLEDSRLERMRTYAKQTKQLEDYYKQQRKIVELKTSARPGETWQGLVAALHLQHLDAPPTPHKLTV
- the LOC112896849 gene encoding auxin-induced protein 15A-like, with protein sequence MGAGGKLQQLMARLHLARGGVPRGHFAVYVGEARARFVVPTAILKQPSFVALLESAEEELGLDHHCHPGGLTIPCCSERDFATLVRSLG